GAAGAAGGTTTTGTTAAACCACTTTCAGTTAGAGTTATTAAGCAACTTCCAAATAAGACTTGGGTTGAATTTAGACTTGGTGAAGGTCGAAATAGAGAGATTAGAAAAATTTGTGAGGCGTGTGGTTTAACAGTTGATAAGCTTAAGCGTGTGGCAATTGAAGGTCTAACTGTTGAAGGAATAGCTCCAGGTAAATCTAGATATATTTCTAAGAAGCAACTTCTGAATTTAATTGGAGTTGATGCTGACGGAAAGAAATTGGAAGGTGACAGAGTTTGGATGTCTTCTAAGAAAACTGTAAACTTAAAAAAGAAAGGTGTTCAAGCGGGAACTGCTGCTGATGATGAAGCCTGGATTAAGTATAGAAAAGAAACGTACTTTAAGTCAGTCAAAGAGCTAGACGAAAGACGTAAGCAAGAAGAAGAGCAGGCTAGAGCGGCTTCACTTGCGGCAAGAGACGAGGCTCACTTTGCACGTAAGAAGAAGAAAGCTCTTCGTGAAAAGAAGAAAGCAGATGCTAACTATAAAGCTCCTCATGCCGTTATCGTAGATTAAATCATTGGGCTGTCTTAGGAAAACCTACGACAGCTCTGTCTTTACTTTATTTCATTATAAATTTTTTCAGCAAGTAATCGATAACCTAATGGAGTCAGGTGATCATCATCTTCTAGATATGTTTCTCGATCCTTCTTCTTTATCAACCGGCTAAAGTAAGTATTATTATCAATTAATTGTAATTGAAACTTTTTAGAGACCTGGTCAATAATTCTATTTGCACTACTATAGTCAGAAGGATAATTCATCGTGATTAGTTGAAAATTATACTTCTTGCTAAGATCTACAATCTGTTTCCAAGCTTCAAGTCGTAATTTGTCTGTTTGAGCAAATATTTCTTTTCTATTGTGAACTAGAGTATAAAACTCTTGGAAATATTTACTCTCTTTGATTGAGGGTTCATTTTTTGCCATTAAATCTAGCTGAGCCAAAATATCTTTAGATTCTAATTCACTCTGAAATTGAAATGTTTGAACAATTCTAAAGTAGGCATCATCATGTTCTCCATTCCAGAAATGTAGAGGATCAAAACTTGAAAAATCTAAAATCCACTTTAGAGCTTCGTCATGCTTAAGATCAGAAGTTAAAATTTTAGACATATAAAGAATGAGTAAGTGCATTGTTTGAGTACTATTGGCCTTATCAATATATGCCATATTATTATTAAAGTACTCTTTAAATTTTAAAGTAAATTGACTCTTAATTTTTTTAAGCTCCTTATCCTTAGTTTTTTGATCTATATCACTCCCTTTGAGAGTTTTGAGCTTAATGTAATTATTCTTAGCGGTATTAAATCCTTCCTTTTTATTTTCTCCGTTATTCTCTATCCCAGTCAGTCTTTTTTGAATAAAGTAGTGGCGGATATGGCGAACTACTTTGTAGATACTTAATGTTCTGTACCAAGGTGATAAATTTACTTCATACCAATTTTGTTTTTCAGTTGGATTATCTTTGTGGAATCTTTCAAAATTATCAGCAGCACCAATCAGTACGATTACTTTTGTTGGTTTAATATTTATATTATCTGGATCGGTAAAGAAGTTAGTAAGTCTTTTTAGAACTCCAAAAGTGCTGTCTTCACATATTCCCATATTAAGAACAGTTGAAGAACTATTGAAAAGACTATAAAGCTGGTGTGGATAGCTAAACTCTCTAAGGACGTTACCAGCATTTGTAAATGAATCTCCTATTGAGAGAATTATTTCATTACTTTTCTCTGCACTATAGTGTTCATAGACATCATCTCTTAGATAATCTCTACCTTCTTCTTTCGCTAAATATGTTGTTTGAAAGCTTAGGTTGTAGAAATGACCAATCGTCTTTAGTGAAACCTCAACAACGAAGAGTGTGATGCTTAAGCTAATTATTGAAAGCGAAATTTTAGCGAATAAATTATTTTCAAGTTTCTTTTTCATATATTTACCATATCTCTAATTACTAATTATTTAATTATAAAGGTAAGATAGAAAAAGTGAAACTTATATCTGATCTAGTACTTTCTGTATAAGCTTCTCTTGATTCTCAATAGATTCATTTTTTAAAATTTCTTTTTCAAAACAATCGGAACAGTCTTGATAGGCCTTCTTCAATTCTCTGCACTTTCCTGAATTACTTAAGCTATCTAGAATAGATGTCGTCTCCTTGACGGAAACTCCTTCTACTTCACGGTTGTCACCACTTATTTTTTTTCCAGCTATGAAGGCAAGAGCATTTTCCTTATCTAAGCTACAAGTAAAGTAGATTTCACTATAAAGTTTAGGATTGTATAGACTTTGAAGTTCTCTTAATCTCTCGTTTAACGCATTTGAATCGCTAAACTGATTAGTTGCGAGTTTCCATCTTATATCTTTGATTTCTTTGTCGTATAAACTATTTTGAGAGAATAAACTCTGCGCTTCCTTTTCAGAGTATTTACATGCACATCTCTGATTAGGACTTTTCACTGAACATCTTACGAGATAGTTAAAAAAGTAATGGGCAGGCATTCTCTGCTTACATAGTTTCTTATCATCTACACCATAGAGCGTGTATTCCGCAGTGGTGCTATTTCCTGGAGTTTTTCCCATCTCTGTACCAAGAGGAATATACATTCCTCGACTTGTTTCTAGACCAATAGACTTTGAAGTTGCCGCTGCATAGAGCTGACGATGATAAACTCTGATGGAGGACTTTCTACCATCACTATAACTAAGATGATCAATCTCTTCATACTTAGTAGAGGATTTGTCTCTTGGTATATTTGGTATTTTAATTGGTTCATCTTTAAGTTTTAAGTCTTTAGTTTTAG
This sequence is a window from Halobacteriovorax sp. JY17. Protein-coding genes within it:
- a CDS encoding pseudouridine synthase; translated protein: MSELRLQKYIADCGITSRRKAEELIVQGRVQVNGDTVRVLGTKVNPDIDAVIVDGQIADLGSIDKVYLVMNKPRGYVTTVEDPEGRKTVMDLCKEVSERIYPVGRLDYLSEGLLLLTNDGEVANMVMHPSFNITKVYEVKVFGSVTETILKKLRNGVQLEEGFVKPLSVRVIKQLPNKTWVEFRLGEGRNREIRKICEACGLTVDKLKRVAIEGLTVEGIAPGKSRYISKKQLLNLIGVDADGKKLEGDRVWMSSKKTVNLKKKGVQAGTAADDEAWIKYRKETYFKSVKELDERRKQEEEQARAASLAARDEAHFARKKKKALREKKKADANYKAPHAVIVD